A DNA window from Lachancea thermotolerans CBS 6340 chromosome G complete sequence contains the following coding sequences:
- the NUM1 gene encoding Num1p (weakly similar to uniprot|Q00402 Saccharomyces cerevisiae YDR150W NUM1 Protein required for nuclear migration localizes to the mother cell cortex and the bud tip may mediate interactions of dynein and cytoplasmic microtubules with the cell cortex) yields the protein MGLPKEEREKPPEADLKTQLEDIQRRIDHETEEALSKRASKRRAPFSNILSQRDKRTSMPVFAGSSTHNNVANSTSSKDVNFVVGLSENLLLECRRLQADNESKASSLRSLQQDYQALKATFEKLSRRLHGTEKESAVLKDSNWELETKLQQMSQQLKLLRDASEKSQKELRAQLDTYNVTRSELEELSLDRLGLKKELESVHQNYLKEIADLKKNVSDLNEENDELQQKLDSMNNQILQLRKDMSNSTSPTLSSAGANAEPVTLAKNITKVSENVRDLAFDSSSQSSVADLESANQVIETLRKQISKLKSARSHTFTNKQGAHDQESSTLSSSPLPLTGTLTSNKHMTPTKSIKRHKSKNHERRHSIQSSDDFNFSISSECIRAQTGTDDEGLESDVSDTLDIVRNPILDELDTSKYEIDPEEFRRYAEKNNLIVLHKSEFDVINGPHKNSGDRNQNDIIKELKNQGYKVFQQAEFETLCDSLISQKPSHCELESLAASADKKLISHDEYTNLKNPPLPWLLDQVTAAGYAAIKANEYQVIQNRAENPNLEILKAGLQRHGLMPVKEELFQKMVHPDVNSISVYAKTMGYELVDTKSWASIKEIAHNPTLDFLSDAAKGRGQVVKPVEEYEALSHPSLEAVSNLASEYGYVTFPKEDFDKIKNFDIQWAKEQASSHNFVLVSKQEYQKLQHPSMEELKTKSLALDNILVPKEVHKELSEPSISKLKELAAEKDFAVISSTELRQLEKCVESPDEGQIRLGAKKLKLTVLHDSQYLSMQDELKNPKFDVIQKCIESSTMDGFTDWVGREFDSVLIKKDEHEKLINLSRNPTLEHLSSKASDRGYCVVEEKELSELKRRLACDDLDILSSKCLEHGKTLVDKEFYDKLYEEHENPSIDYLRSNAKLVNYELIESGKLSSIRMQITSPPFIFLEEKIKEMGYVPIKKDDYSILKRTVELPDRKYLEDKAGQLGLVLIAKRDHETMKKTFEAPDASFLEEKAGQLDFILVPKKDHENLKKTVEAPNVSFLEEKAGQLDFVLVPKNDHATMKKTFEAPDASFLEEKAGQLDFILVPKKDHETLKKTVEAPDVSFLEEKAGQLDFVLVPKKDHETLKKTVETPDASFLEEKAGELGFVLVPKTDHESMKKDNAAMKKAVETPDASYLEEKAGQLDFILVPKKDHETLKKTVETPDVSFLEEKAGQLDFDLVPKKDHATMKKIVEMPDASFLEKKAGELDFVLVPKKDHETLKKAVETPDASYLAAKAGLLGCIIIPKNDHRAMKKTVETPDFSYLEAKAKLLGCVVISKKDHETMKTDNAAMKKTVETPDVSFLEEKAGQLDFVLVPKKDHAAMKKTVKTPDASYLEEKAGQLDFVLVPKKDHETMKKDHAAMKKTVETPDASYLEEKAGQLDFVLVPKKDHETMKKDHAAMKKAVETPDASYLEEKAGQLDFVLVPKKDHETLKKTVETPDASYLEEKAGQLDFVLVPKKDHETMKKDHAAMKKTVETPDASYLEEKAGQLDFVLVPKKDHETMKKDHAAMKKTVETPDVSFLEEKAGQLDFALVPKKDHETLKNTIEMPDASYLEEKAGQLDFILVPKKDHETLKKTVETPDVSFLEEKAGQLDFDLVPKKDHAAMKKTVKTPDASYLEEKAGQLDFVLVPKKDHETLKNLVESPSVSYLREKSEGLDFILIAATELQKLQESLMKPSLSYLKEKAEALMFTLTSQEDYNKMVEKIETPDIQYLESKALGHKLIPVQEYERLKSFEGTTAIDLCRSKCEDAGFAVTERKDYDTLLQKATEPSVQELNTMATERNRILLTIDEFEKMKKDHDSPPKNYLLSHLETYNLCAISQKDYKSLISAASDDAALGKVIELGYKVFTLEELAKLENEIIDNAKFSDIEQRLRNEAMAIISIADLKELKRPLLEKIDIDTISSYCEQNGLLVLTTVEHDNLKNATTNLTFDELQDLAASSGSKLVPLTDYNELLEKAISPTLSFLEQEARKIGMVLVSKASYDREQKELHHPSLEILINHANEIDKVVVDKNIYETLKALSESPSTEFLKEKCQEMNYCFLPNSEYLLLSETIQKPSQDYLSSKAAALDKVLVDISELEDMKRRDCSPSVDDLKAKASTMGMNLLSEADYEVFETIRSPSIQYLLSKSDELGYAMIKNEDFEALQSVRERMSIDELNSIAAKHAYTVVSATELKKLQSELDSPSEEFLSTKSETVGKVLVEKSDYDTDRETLDLAKNPTADFVSALGSKIDHVVLPSTQYRKMENDLENPPIGPLTSYLEGQGLKLVSQKDYSDLVSLTQSPDISYLESSAKQFERILVPVSNYSDLLKTRDDPELDFLLEKIKKHPEYVALEKNKFDLLEKNAVNPPLELLKVNATSHGKVLVDVEAWECLEHLNENPTDEFLEKHALKNNKVLIDKKKFEDLKEESLNPSFDVLERNIKASNQVLLSEEDYEKLKNSSEAPPIDLLEKKLESLDLISLTKVQYDRLKTNSEYSSLEKVEQVAQRTGNTVVELPQRNVLNSNDSTHPQSEDHDFLILTHENRVPKLSSLMDLSENQLSEFCQKFSLLPVTKTEYDLISTELLPSDLKQFVTSSLSNSETASKQSSTDQRNGILFGTLQKIMKSIDFCIVDSANDDFGAHKGSSILVQGARRDSRDPFSGRLTEQGCSRSLIKIESQSPKSASGHIMASQDEGKHSDSLPVKGVVLLKPEDFDLLLSSSDNGVVNMALNGDSVTFESETGETMRVIASFLPNSGLTFSVEELKEAALKSGYQLVPHGALGSSQEEMDARQRRESLLSCSSQASLPSVANSRSSYRSLNYTSTNESEYYDAQQSFAESISFDNSSATFSVGPSEYEDARDQTLSEDGEPLSRTSTVRGGHLSQGFSLSQVSNFAKDLGYILVKEDDDTVHGRSSGMSKPIGSLAAPSLSEGSGNEARSNQEDFESISNYSLSDDMLRAQAARFGMTIITCEELAEYESLKKNMAESPKLPATSSSVLRSTPEAENNEGPDYQNQEIVERETTDDDTDFDFSKERPNLQYLIDAASILGFKLVQKESVPSVSEKVSAVVEKDESGFQNPVEGCPRRVSVTDYYPSKEELIERAHEYGLVALNAEHFAQIKEELAGSARKLTLDDIMIKSAEFGLVPIQRAQFEQIKQELSNPTLTKDQVIASAIDFGLVAVDKEELKRLSHFSDSRATDIEDDDLTSSGIGGSEVTDNSEDRREIYNLAKKLGLMCIPENKFVVTTTASVIDTNNVVVLPSSYYENLLAKEQEALKMTTNDELQAEAKRRGLHMGVKSSAHASSMASPFGQAKISRQNTIKSTGSSDSNSRRSLAEAAAAAAYNDYEMFSTRTREHSRSASTLKPTALGMDVDIPHIRHTSFDGGISLATVASLSEPSIIPALTQTVIGEYLHKYYRRLGAFSQISSRHERYFWVHPYTMTLYWSTNNPVLENPASNKTRAAAILGIESVEDSNPYPAGLYHKSILITTESRPIKITCATRQRHNIWFNSLRYLLQRNMDGINLDDTATDPNDANKIYQLPGETAKLTNQRLSSTRRLTSSGSANRPSSTRTLRR from the coding sequence ATGGGTTTACCAAAAGAGGAACGGGAAAAACCCCCAGAGGCTGATCTAAAGACGCAGCTTGAAGATATCCAAAGGAGAATTGACCATGAAACAGAGGAGGCGCTTTCGAAGCGAGCCTCCAAGCGGCGTGCACCGTTTTCTAATATACTGAGCCAGCGCGACAAGAGGACATCCATGCCCGTCTTTGCTGGTAGCTCTACCCATAATAATGTCGCTAATAGCACTTCGTCTAAGGATGTAAATTTCGTTGTTGGGCTAAGCGAGAACTTACTTCTCGAGTGTCGTCGCCTTCAAGCCGATAATGAAAGCAAGGCAAGCAGTTTGAGATCATTGCAGCAAGATTATCAAGCTCTAAAGGCGacctttgagaagctttctCGAAGACTGCATGGCACGGAGAAGGAAAGTGCAGTGTTAAAGGACTCCAATTGGGAACTAGAAACAAAATTACAGCAGATGTCACAGCAATTAAAGCTACTTCGGGACGCTTCAGAGAAGtcccaaaaagagcttcgTGCTCAATTGGATACATACAACGTTACACGAAGCGAACTTGAGGAGTTATCCCTGGATAGACTGGGCCtcaaaaaagagcttgaatcTGTTCATCAGAACtatttgaaagaaatcgcggatttgaagaaaaatgTTTCTGATTTGAATGAGGAGAATGACGAGCTCCAGCAGAAGCTGGATAGTATGAATAATCAAATTTTACAGTTGAGAAAGGACATGTCAAACAGCACGTCACCCACGCTCTCAAGCGCCGGCGCGAACGCGGAGCCTGTTACCTTGGCCAAAAATATAACAAAGGTCAGTGAGAATGTGCGTGACCTTGCTTTCGATTCAAGTTCGCAGAGCTCTGTTGCGGACCTTGAAAGCGCCAACCAGGTAATTGAAACCCTTCGAAAGCAAATTTCGAAACTGAAATCTGCACGTAGTCACACTTTTACCAATAAGCAAGGTGCTCATGATCAAGAATCTTCTactttgagcagctctcCTCTCCCTCTTACTGGTACACTCACTTCAAATAAGCACATGACGCCTACAAAATCAATCAAGCGCCATAAGAGCAAAAACCATGAAAGACGACACAGCATTCAAAGTTCTGACGATTTCAATTTCTCCATCTCTTCTGAATGCATACGTGCACAAACTGGTACTGATGACGAAGGTCTTGAAAGCGATGTTTCCGATACGCTTGATATTGTGCGGAATCCAATCTTAGATGAGCTTGATACAAGCAAATACGAAATTGACCCTGAAGAATTTAGGCGATATGCTGAGAAGAATAACCTTATTGTTCTTCATAAAAGTGAGTTTGATGTTATCAATGGACCACACAAGAACAGTGGCGATCGCAACCAAAATGATATAATCAAAGAACTGAAAAACCAGGGCTATAaagtttttcaacaagccGAGTTCGAAACATTGTGTGACTCTTTaatctctcaaaaaccGTCACATTGTGAACTCGAATCACTGGCTGCAAGCGCTGACAAAAAACTTATTTCACACGACGAATATACCAACTTGAAGAATCCGCCGCTACCTTGGTTGCTGGACCAAGTAACGGCAGCAGGCTATGCTGCCATTAAGGCTAACGAATATCAAGTAATTCAAAACAGGGCTGAGAACCCTAATctggaaattttgaaagcaggGCTTCAAAGGCATGGATTAATGCCAGtaaaagaagagctttttcaaaaaatggtTCATCCCGATGTGAATAGCATTTCTGTATATGCCAAAACAATGGGCTATGAACTGGTCGACACCAAATCTTGGGCTTCTATAAAGGAAATTGCGCATAACCCAACCTTGGATTTTCTCTCCGATGCAGCCAAGGGAAGAGGTCAGGTAGTCAAACCAGTTGAGGAATATGAGGCCCTTTCTCATCCTTCTTTAGAGGCTGTTTCTAATCTAGCCTCGGAATACGGATACGTAACATTTCCTAAAGAAGATTTCGATAAAATTAAAAACTTTGATATTCAGTGGGCAAAAGAACAAGCATCAAGCCATaactttgttcttgttaGTAAGCAAGAgtatcaaaagcttcagcACCCATCAATGGAGGAactcaaaacaaaatcattgGCGCTTGATAATATTTTAGTTCCCAAAGAGGTTCACAAGGAACTCAGTGAGCCGTCGATATCCAAGCTGAAGGAACTAGCGGCAGAAAAGGACTTTGCGGTTATCTCGTCAACGGAACTACGgcagcttgaaaaatgtgTAGAATCACCAGACGAAGGTCAAATTCGCTTGGGTGCAAAGAAGCTAAAACTGACGGTCCTCCATGATAGTCAATATTTGTCGATGCAGGATGAGCTAAAAAATCCCAAGTTCGACGTCATTCAAAAGTGTATTGAATCCTCGACCATGGATGGTTTCACTGACTGGGTAGGCCGCGAATTTGATTCTGTTTTGATTAAGAAAGACGAGCACGAAAAGCTAATTAATTTAAGCCGAAACCCAACTTTGGAACATTTGAGCAGTAAAGCATCAGACCGAGGTTATTGTGTCGTCGAGGAAAAGGAACTTTCCGAACTCAAACGTCGGTTGGCATGTGATGACCTCGACATTTTGAGTTCCAAATGTCTCGAGCATGGAAAGACATTAGTTGATAAGGAATTTTATGATAAGCTCTATGAGGAACATGAAAACCCTAGTATTGATTACCTGAGGTCCAATGCGAAGTTGGTCAATTATGAGTTGATAGAATCGGGGAAATTATCATCCATCAGAATGCAAATTACTAGCCCACCTTTCAtctttttggaagagaagATAAAAGAGATGGGTTACGTCCCCATCAAGAAAGATGATTATTCAATCCTTAAGAGAACAGTCGAACTGCCAGACAGGAAATATCTTGAAGACAAAGCAGGTCAACTGGGCCTAGTTTTGATTGCTAAAAGGGACCACGAAActatgaagaagactttcGAGGCGCCAGACGCATCATTCCTTGAGGAGAAGGCGGGCCAACTGGACTTCATCCTGGTTCCAAAGAAGGACCACgagaatttgaagaaaactgtCGAGGCGCCAAATGTATCATTCCTTGAGGAGAAGGCGGGCCAACTGGACTTTGTCCTGGTCCCTAAGAATGACCATGCAAccatgaagaagactttcGAGGCGCCAGACGCATCATTCCTTGAGGAGAAGGCGGGCCAACTGGACTTCATCCTGGTTCCAAAGAAGGACCacgagactttgaagaaaactgtCGAGGCGCCAGATGTATCATTCCTTGAGGAGAAGGCGGGCCAACTGGACTTTGTCCTGGTCCCTAAGAAGGACCacgagactttgaagaagactgtcGAGACGCCAGATGCTTCATTCCTTGAGGAGAAGGCGGGTGAACTGGGCTTTGTCCTGGTTCCAAAGACGGACCACGAAAGTATGAAAAAGGATAATGCAGCTATGAAGAAGGCCGTCGAGACGCCAGACGCTTCATACCTTGAGGAGAAGGCGGGCCAACTGGACTTCATCCTGGTCCCTAAGAAGGACCacgagactttgaagaagactgtcGAGACGCCAGATGTCtcatttcttgaggagAAAGCAGGCCAACTGGACTTTGACCTGGTTCCCAAGAAGGACCATGCAACCATGAAGAAGATTGTCGAGATGCCAGATGCTTCATTCCTTGAGAAGAAGGCTGGTGAACTAGATTTCGTTCTTGTTCCTAAGAAGGACCacgagactttgaagaaggctgTCGAGACGCCAGACGCATCATATCTTGCAGCAAAGGCTGGCCTGCTTGGGTGCATTATAATTCCGAAAAATGATCATAGAGCCATGAAGAAGACGGTGGAGACGCCTGACTTCTCATATCTCGAAGCCAAGGCGAAACTACTCGGATGTGTGGTAATTTCCAAGAAGGACCACGAAACCATGAAAACGGATAATGCAGctatgaagaagactgtcGAGACGCCAGATGTCtcatttcttgaggagAAAGCGGGCCAACTGGACTTTGTCCTGGTCCCTAAGAAGGACCATGCAGctatgaagaagactgtcAAGACGCCAGACGCTTCATACCTTGAGGAGAAGGCGGGCCAACTGGACTTTGTCCTGGTTCCAAAGAAGGACCACGAAACTATGAAAAAGGACCATGCAGCTATGAAGAAGACCGTCGAGACGCCAGACGCTTCATACCTTGAGGAAAAGGCGGGCCAACTGGACTTTGTCCTGGTTCCAAAGAAGGACCACGAAACTATGAAAAAGGACCATGCAGCTATGAAGAAGGCCGTCGAGACGCCAGACGCTTCATACCTTGAGGAGAAGGCGGGCCAACTGGACTTTGTCCTGGTCCCTAAGAAGGACCacgagactttgaagaagactgtcGAGACGCCAGACGCTTCATACCTTGAGGAGAAGGCGGGCCAACTGGACTTTGTCCTGGTTCCAAAGAAGGACCACGAAACTATGAAAAAGGACCATGCAGCTATGAAGAAGACCGTCGAGACGCCAGACGCTTCATACCTTGAGGAAAAGGCGGGCCAACTGGACTTTGTCCTGGTTCCAAAGAAGGACCACGAAACTATGAAAAAGGACCATGCAGctatgaagaagactgtcGAGACGCCAGATGTCtcatttcttgaggaaAAGGCGGGCCAACTGGACTTTGCCCTGGTCCCTAAGAAGGACCacgagactttgaagaacacTATCGAGATGCCAGACGCTTCATACCTTGAGGAGAAGGCGGGCCAACTGGACTTCATCCTGGTCCCTAAGAAGGACCacgagactttgaagaagactgtcGAGACGCCAGATGTCtcatttcttgaggagAAAGCAGGCCAACTGGACTTTGACCTGGTTCCCAAGAAGGACCATGCAGctatgaagaagactgtcAAGACGCCAGACGCTTCATACCTTGAGGAAAAGGCGGGCCAATTGGACTTTGTCCTGGTCCCTAAGAAGGACCacgagactttgaagaacctGGTCGAGTCTCCTAGCGTTTCCTATCTGAGGGAAAAATCCGAAGGCTTGGATTTCATCTTAATTGCAGCCACAGAGCTACAGAAACTACAAGAGAGTCTTATGAAACCTTCTCTATCAtatttgaaagaaaaagcggAAGCTTTGATGTTTACGTTGACTTCTCAAGAAGATTACAACAAGATGGTTGAAAAAATTGAGACGCCAGACATCCAATACTTGGAATCTAAAGCTTTAGGGCATAAACTAATACCAGTTCAAGAGTATGAAAGGTTGAAAAGTTTTGAGGGTACGACTGCAATTGATCTCTGCAGAAGCAAATGTGAAGATGCTGGCTTTGCAGTTACAGAAAGAAAGGACTACGATACACTGTTACAAAAAGCTACTGAACCTTCAGTTCAGGAACTAAATACCATGGCTACTGAAAGAAACAGAATATTACTTACAATTGACgaatttgagaaaatgaagaaagacCATGACAGCCCTCCTAAGAATTACTTGTTAAGCCATCTCGAGACTTATAATCTCTGCGCTATTTCTCAGAAGGACTATAAATCTTTGATTTCTGCTGCGAGTGATGATGCTGCTCTCGGAAAAGTCATTGAGCTGGGTTACAAAGTGTTTACTTTGGAAGAACtagcaaaacttgaaaatgagatTATTGACAACGCTAAATTTTCTGACATTGAGCAGCGTCTGAGAAACGAAGCGATGGCCATAATTTCTATTGCCGACCTAAAGGAGTTGAAAAGACCACTTCTGGAAAAGATTGACATAGACACTATCTCATCTTACTGCGAGCAGAACGGCCTCTTGGTGCTAACTACTGTGGAGCACGACAACTTAAAGAACGCCACAACTAACTTAACGTTCGATGAGCTGCAAGACCTTGCGGCAAGTTCTGGCAGTAAATTGGTACCCCTGACAGATTATAATGAAttacttgaaaaagcaaTCTCTCCTACACTTTCATTTTTAGAGCAAGAGGCACGGAAGATTGGCATGGTTCTGGTTTCCAAGGCATCTTATGACAGAGAGCAAAAAGAATTACATCATCCATCACTGGAAATTTTAATCAATCATGCTAATGAAATTGATAAAGTTGTCGTTGATAAAAATATTTATGAGACTCTGAAAGCATTGTCTGAAAGCCCCTCTAccgagtttttgaaagagaaatgTCAGGAAATGAATTACTGCTTCCTGCCTAATTCTGAGTACTTGCTACTCAGCGAAACGATTCAGAAACCTTCTCAGGACTACCtgagctcaaaagctgcgGCTTTAGATAAGGTTTTGGTGGATATCTCAGAGCTCGAAGACATGAAGAGAAGAGACTGCTCACCATCTGTAGATGACTTGAAAGCAAAAGCGAGCACCATGGGAATGAATCTTTTGTCTGAAGCTGACTACGAGGTCTTTGAAACAATAAGAAGTCCATCCATCCAATACCTACTGTCAAAATCTGACGAACTTGGCTATGCTATGATCAAGAACgaggattttgaagctcttcaaagcgtCAGAGAACGGATGAGCATTGATGAACTGAACTCTATTGCCGCAAAGCATGCGTATACAGTTGTTTCGGCCACTGAGTTAaagaaacttcaaagcGAACTTGATTCACCCTCGGAGGAATTCCTATCGACTAAGTCAGAAACAGTAGGGAAAGTCCTCGTCGAGAAGAGTGATTATGACACAGATAGGGAAACTCTTGACCTCGCTAAAAATCCAACAGCAGATTTTGTCTCCGCCCTCGGGTCAAAGATAGATCATGTTGTTCTACCATCAACTCAATACAGAAAGATGGAAAATGATCTGGAGAATCCTCCGATAGGTCCCTTGACATCCTATCTTGAGGGCCAGGGTTTGAAACTCGTCTCCCAAAAGGATTATAGTGACTTGGTCTCATTAACGCAATCTCCTGACATTTCATACTTAGAAAGCAGCGCAAAACAATTTGAGAGAATTTTGGTACCTGTTTCTAACTACAgtgatcttttgaaaactcGAGATGACCCTGAACTCGATTTTCTACTAGAAAAGATTAAAAAACACCCTGAATATGTGGCACTagaaaagaacaaatttgatttgcttgaaaaaaatgctgTTAATCCTCCTTTGGAACTCTTAAAAGTCAATGCCACTTCTCATGGAAAGGTGCTAGTTGATGTCGAGGCTTGGGAATGCCTCGAGCATTTAAACGAGAATCCCACTGAtgaatttttggaaaagcatgctctcaaaaacaataaagTCTTGATTGATAAGAAAAAATTCGAggatctcaaagaagagtCATTGAATCCTTCTTTCGATGTCTTGGAAAGAAACATCAAAGCAAGCAACCAAGTGCTACTCTCAGAAGAGGATTacgaaaagctgaaaaacagTTCGGAGGCACCTCCCATTGACTTGCttgagaagaagttggagagCTTGGATTTGATATCTTTAACAAAGGTGCAATATGATCGATTGAAGACCAACTCCGAATACTCAAGCTTAGAAAAAGTCGAGCAAGTTGCGCAGAGAACCGGGAACACTGTCGTTGAATTGCCTCAAAGAAATGTTTTGAATAGTAACGACTCAACACATCCTCAAAGTGAAGATCATGATTTCTTGATTCTGACACATGAAAATAGGGTgccaaagctttcaagcCTCATGGATCTCTCAGAAAACCAATTGTCAGAGTTCTGCCAAAAGTTCTCTTTGTTGCCGGTAACCAAAACTGAATACGATTTGATCTCTACTGAACTTCTGCCTTCAGATTTGAAACAATTCGTAACTTCATCTTTGTCCAACAGTGAAACCGCTAGTAAGCAAAGCTCTACTGACCAGAGAAACGGCATCCTCTTTGGAACCTTGCAAAAGATCATGAAGTCGATAGACTTCTGTATAGTCGACTCGGCAAATGATGATTTTGGCGCCCACAAAGGATCATCTATTTTAGTTCAAGGAGCTAGGCGTGACTCAAGGGATCCTTTCTCTGGACGGCTAACAGAACAGGGCTGCTCTCGATCTCTCATCAAAATAGAGTCACAATCTCCAAAGAGTGCTTCTGGCCATATAATGGCTTCTCAGGATGAAGGGAAACATTCCGACAGTCTGCCTGTGAAAGGTGTTGTGCTCTTAAAGCCTGAAGATTTTGAccttttgttgagcagttcGGATAACGGCGTGGTCAATATGGCTTTAAATGGCGATTCAGTAACATTCGAATCTGAAACGGGAGAGACTATGAGAGTTATAGCATCTTTTCTCCCAAACAGTGGTTTAACCTTTTCAgtggaagagctcaaagaagcagctttAAAATCTGGGTACCAACTTGTACCCCACGGGGCGCTTGGTAgttctcaagaagaaatggaCGCCAGGCAAAGACGGGAATCTTTATTGAGCTGTTCTTCACAAGCTAGCCTGCCTTCAGTAGCCAATAGCAGGTCTTCCTACCGCAGCTTAAATTACACTTCGACCAATGAGAGCGAATATTATGACGCACAACAATCTTTTGCCGAATCAATATCGTTTGATAACTCCAGCGCAACCTTTAGCGTGGGGCCTAGCGAATATGAGGATGCCCGAGACCAAACATTGTCTGAGGATGGAGAGCCCTTATCTCGCACGTCGACTGTGCGCGGAGGTCATTTAAGCCAGGGTTTCTCTCTTTCCCAGGTAAGTAATTTTGCAAAGGATCTAGGTTACATCCTAGttaaagaagatgatgacaCAGTTCACGGAAGATCTTCGGGCATGTCTAAGCCAATTGGCAGTCTGGCAGCCCCCTCTTTAAGTGAAGGCTCGGGTAATGAAGCACGCTCAAACCAAGAGGATTTCGAGAGCATATCAAATTACAGCCTGTCTGATGATATGTTAAGAGCACAAGCGGCTAGGTTTGGCATGACCATCATAACCtgtgaagagcttgcggAATACGAATCTTTAAAGAAAAATATGGCGGAATCACCAAAGCTGCCGgcaacttcaagttctgtTTTGAGATCAACACCTGAGGCCGAAAACAATGAAGGGCCTGATTACCAGAATCAAGAGATTGTCGAACGGGAAACAACGGACGATGATACTGACTTTGACTTTAGCAAAGAGAGACCTAATTTGCAATACCTCATTGACGCAGCCTCTATACTCGGCTTCAAATTAGTCCAAAAAGAAAGCGTGCCATCTGTCAGCGAAAAAGTCAGCGCTGTAGTTgagaaagatgaaagcGGTTTCCAAAATCCTGTTGAAGGCTGTCCACGTAGAGTTTCTGTCACTGATTACTACCCTTCGAAAGAGGAACTGATTGAGAGAGCTCATGAATATGGTCTTGTTGCCTTAAACGCTGAGCACTTTGCTCAAATCAAGGAGGAGCTTGCGGGTAGTGCTCGTAAATTGACGCTAGATGATATCATGATAAAGTCTGCGGAATTCGGCTTAGTTCCAATACAGAGAGCCCAATTTGAGCAGATAAAACAAGAGCTCTCAAACCCAACGCTAACAAAAGATCAGGTGATTGCTAGCGCAATTGACTTTGGTTTGGTAGCTGTGGACAAAGAGGAACTCAAAAGATTAAGCCACTTCTCTGATTCCAGAGCCACAGACATTGAAGACGATGATTTGACTTCATCAGGAATCGGAGGGAGCGAAGTAACTGACAACAGTGAAGATAGAAGGGAAATCTACAACCTtgccaagaagcttggtTTGATGTGCATTCCTGAAAACAAGTTTGTTGTAACTACAACGGCAAGCGTAATAGATACCAACAATGTCGTTGTTTTACCTTCTTCCTATTACGAAAACCTTCTTGCTAAAGAACAAGAGGCGCTTAAAATGACAACTAACGATGAACTACAAGCTGAGGCTAAGAGGCGTGGCTTGCACATGGGCGTCAAGAGCTCTGCGCATGCGAGTTCGATGGCTTCGCCTTTCGGACAAGCGAAAATAAGCAGACAAAACACCATCAAATCAACGGGCTCTTCAGACTCAAAtagcagaagaagcttggCTGAGGCTgcggctgctgctgcttaTAACGATTATGAGATGTTCAGTACTAGAACGCGTGAACATTCACGTTCTGCATCTACACTCAAGCCAACGGCGCTGGGGATGGATGTAGATATTCCTCACATTCGGCACACCTCATTTGACGGAGGAATCTCTCTTGCAACAGTCGCATCCCTGAGCGAGCCCAGCATTATTCCCGCTTTAACTCAAACTGTGATCGGAGAATACCTCCATAAGTACTACCGTCGTTTGGGTGCATTTTCTCAGATAAGTTCACGCCACGAGCGGTACTTCTGGGTGCACCCCTACACTATGACGCTATACTGGTCCACTAACAACCCAGTGCTTGAAAACCCTGCATCTAATAAAACAAGAGCAGCTGCAATCTTAGGCATTGAGAGCGTCGAAGATTCAAATCCTTACCCCGCTGGTTTATATCATAAGAGCATCCTTATTACAACAGAGTCGCGTCCAATCAAAATAACATGCGCTACTAGACAGCGCCACAACATTTGGTTCAACTCTCTGCGCTATCTGCTTCAACGCAATATGGATGGCATCAATTTGGATGATACCGCAACCGACCCCAATGATGCGAATAAAATTTACCAACTTCCGGGAGAAACGGCCAAACTCACGAACCAAAGACTGTCCTCAACCAGACGACTCACCTCTTCCGGCTCTGCCAACCGGCCCAGCTCGACTCGGACACTTAGGAGGTAG